One segment of Stenotrophomonas sp. SAU14A_NAIMI4_8 DNA contains the following:
- a CDS encoding thioesterase family protein, translating into MNLWFRLLHLLLCSLFRPRLDAPFGVSRLQFRVLPNDLDSNLHMTNGRYWNIYDLGRLDLILRMGLGKVALREKWAPIVGAGTIQFRRELRPFQRYTLETRLAGWVGTRVIMEQRVLIGPEQKIATRALLVTGIYDRRARAFVGMERMMEAIGSTTPPSPPLSAAAEALLAADAALKRDDG; encoded by the coding sequence ATGAATCTCTGGTTCCGCCTGCTCCACCTGCTGCTGTGCAGCCTCTTCCGCCCGCGCCTGGATGCCCCGTTCGGGGTGTCACGCCTGCAGTTCCGCGTGCTGCCCAACGACCTGGACAGCAACCTGCACATGACCAACGGCCGCTACTGGAACATCTATGATCTGGGCCGGCTGGACCTGATCCTGCGCATGGGCCTGGGCAAGGTGGCGCTGCGCGAGAAATGGGCGCCCATCGTCGGCGCCGGCACCATCCAGTTCCGCCGCGAACTGCGCCCGTTCCAGCGCTACACCCTGGAAACCCGACTTGCCGGCTGGGTGGGCACGCGGGTGATCATGGAACAACGCGTACTGATCGGGCCGGAACAGAAAATCGCCACGCGGGCGTTGCTGGTCACCGGCATCTACGACCGGCGCGCGCGTGCCTTCGTCGGCATGGAACGGATGATGGAGGCCATTGGCAGCACTACGCCGCCCTCGCCGCCACTGAGTGCAGCGGCCGAAGCGCTGCTGGCGGCAGATGCGGCGTTGAAGCGCGACGACGGCTGA
- a CDS encoding agmatine deiminase family protein has product MNTRRYFLNQLATAAGLGAVAALGLGGTATRVQASTVPGWRMPDEHAPQERVFLAFAAQPRVWGAQAGAVNEAIARLARTIARYQPVSVLCRPADLPLARARCGRDNIEFLDVALDDIWVRDYGGCFVTDHRGGLGLVDFNFNGWGGKQSARNDGAVARWLAQATGATLLESDLVGEGGGIEVDGHGTAILTESCWVNRNRNPGWSRADIEAELKHHLGLRKVIWLPGIAGEDITDAHVDFYARFVRPGVVIANLDNDPESYDYDLTREHLRILRAATDADGRRLQVHTLPPPLGGRDNVHTRDNDDLARGYINYLPINGAVIAPQFGDAKADGYCRELLQDLYPGRTIEQVDIDAIAGGGGGIHCVTKNMPQV; this is encoded by the coding sequence ATGAATACCCGTCGCTACTTTCTGAACCAACTGGCCACTGCTGCCGGTCTGGGCGCCGTCGCGGCACTGGGCCTGGGCGGCACGGCCACGCGTGTGCAGGCATCGACTGTGCCTGGCTGGCGCATGCCCGACGAGCACGCCCCGCAGGAACGGGTGTTCCTGGCCTTCGCGGCGCAGCCGCGGGTCTGGGGGGCGCAGGCCGGTGCCGTGAACGAGGCCATTGCCCGCCTGGCACGCACCATCGCGCGCTACCAGCCGGTCAGCGTGCTGTGCCGGCCGGCAGATCTGCCGTTGGCGCGGGCGCGCTGTGGCCGCGACAACATAGAGTTCCTCGACGTTGCGCTGGATGACATCTGGGTGCGCGACTACGGCGGCTGCTTCGTTACCGACCACCGCGGTGGGCTGGGCCTGGTCGACTTCAACTTCAATGGCTGGGGTGGCAAGCAATCCGCGCGCAACGATGGCGCCGTGGCGCGCTGGCTGGCACAGGCCACCGGTGCCACCCTGCTGGAAAGCGATCTGGTGGGCGAGGGCGGTGGCATCGAGGTCGATGGGCATGGCACGGCCATCCTCACCGAAAGCTGCTGGGTGAACCGCAACCGAAATCCGGGCTGGTCGCGTGCCGATATCGAAGCCGAACTGAAACACCATCTCGGCCTGCGCAAGGTCATCTGGCTGCCGGGCATTGCCGGTGAAGACATCACCGATGCACACGTGGATTTCTATGCGCGCTTCGTGCGCCCGGGCGTGGTGATCGCCAACCTGGACAACGATCCGGAATCCTACGATTACGACCTGACCCGCGAGCATCTGCGTATCCTGCGCGCAGCAACCGATGCCGACGGTCGCAGGCTGCAGGTGCATACGCTGCCGCCGCCGCTGGGTGGGCGCGACAACGTGCATACCCGTGACAATGATGATCTGGCCCGGGGCTACATCAATTACCTGCCGATCAATGGTGCGGTGATCGCACCGCAGTTTGGCGATGCGAAGGCCGATGGCTACTGCCGTGAACTGCTGCAGGACCTGTATCCCGGTCGCACCATCGAGCAGGTGGATATCGATGCGATTGCTGGCGGTGGCGGCGGCATCCACTGCGTCACCAAGAACATGCCGCAGGTCTGA
- a CDS encoding LysR family transcriptional regulator, with translation MLKHWPSLTALRGFEAAARLGSFHRAAEALHLSQSAISQQIRGLEESLQQPLFFRQGRSVTLTDAGVDLLETTQALLRQLASGIRRLDQYRKPNQLIVNTTPAFARHWLVPRLAAFAERFPEADLWLLTSEDPPDMTTQTVDIAVRDDLQAQAECQFRVLLQDQLYPACHPDLLSRPSAQRLTLHGEREMDWSQWQVQGGADVGQRSEGMNFSEPGQLLDAACQGLGIALVSELLSATARERGLLHPLATARVRGPQWSWLVHDDSAEDPLVQGFCQWLCAALADRDGHAA, from the coding sequence ATGCTCAAGCACTGGCCCTCACTCACGGCCCTGCGTGGTTTCGAGGCGGCTGCCCGGCTGGGCAGTTTCCATCGTGCCGCTGAAGCGCTGCACCTGAGCCAATCGGCCATCAGCCAGCAGATCCGAGGCCTGGAGGAGTCCCTGCAGCAGCCGCTGTTCTTCCGCCAGGGGCGCAGCGTGACGCTCACCGATGCCGGCGTTGATCTGCTGGAAACCACCCAGGCCCTGCTGCGGCAACTGGCCAGTGGCATCCGTCGCCTCGATCAGTACCGCAAGCCCAACCAGTTGATCGTGAACACCACGCCCGCCTTTGCCCGCCATTGGCTGGTCCCCAGGCTGGCGGCCTTCGCCGAGCGCTTTCCCGAAGCCGACCTGTGGCTGCTGACCAGCGAAGACCCGCCGGACATGACCACCCAGACCGTGGACATCGCGGTGCGCGACGATCTGCAGGCACAGGCCGAGTGCCAGTTCCGCGTGCTGCTGCAGGACCAGTTGTATCCCGCCTGCCATCCGGATCTGCTGTCACGCCCCAGCGCACAGCGCTTGACCCTGCATGGCGAGCGCGAAATGGACTGGAGCCAATGGCAGGTACAGGGTGGCGCCGACGTTGGCCAGCGCAGCGAAGGCATGAATTTTTCCGAGCCCGGGCAGTTGCTGGATGCCGCCTGCCAGGGCCTGGGCATTGCCCTGGTCAGCGAGCTGCTGTCGGCCACCGCCCGCGAACGCGGCCTGCTGCATCCGCTCGCCACAGCGCGGGTACGTGGCCCGCAGTGGAGTTGGCTGGTCCACGACGACAGCGCGGAAGACCCTCTGGTACAAGGTTTTTGCCAGTGGCTGTGCGCTGCGCTGGCCGACCGCGATGGCCACGCTGCCTGA
- a CDS encoding SGNH/GDSL hydrolase family protein, translating into MSATCAQARPPVAINPLLVKPVDQLRPDEVRYMQQRLSDWPDLGRYREANARVPAKQAGVPRVLFFGDSITQGWGEKDPAAFFPGKGYLNRGISGQTTPQMLLRFGQDVIALQPDVVVILAGTNDIAGNTGASTQAMIEDNLHAMVELARVHGIRVVVASVLPVSEYPWMPGIEPAPKVRALNAALKQYAHAQGLVYLDYYKVMANAAGGLDPALAADGVHPTAKGYALMAPLAEAAIARALAQKPRR; encoded by the coding sequence ATGAGCGCCACCTGCGCTCAGGCGCGGCCGCCCGTGGCGATCAATCCTTTGCTGGTGAAGCCCGTGGACCAGCTCCGCCCGGATGAGGTGCGCTACATGCAGCAGCGCCTTTCCGACTGGCCCGATCTGGGCCGCTACCGTGAAGCCAATGCGCGCGTGCCCGCCAAGCAGGCCGGCGTGCCGCGCGTGCTGTTCTTCGGCGATTCCATTACCCAGGGGTGGGGCGAAAAGGATCCTGCGGCGTTCTTCCCCGGCAAGGGCTATCTCAACCGCGGTATCAGCGGGCAGACCACGCCGCAGATGCTGCTGCGCTTCGGCCAGGATGTCATCGCGCTGCAGCCGGACGTGGTGGTCATCCTTGCCGGTACCAACGATATCGCCGGCAACACCGGTGCCAGCACGCAGGCGATGATCGAAGACAACCTGCACGCGATGGTCGAGCTGGCGCGCGTGCACGGCATACGCGTGGTGGTGGCGTCGGTACTGCCGGTGAGCGAGTACCCGTGGATGCCGGGCATCGAACCTGCGCCGAAGGTGCGCGCCCTGAACGCCGCGCTCAAACAGTACGCCCACGCGCAGGGGCTCGTGTACCTGGACTATTACAAGGTCATGGCCAATGCAGCCGGTGGCCTGGATCCGGCCCTGGCCGCCGACGGCGTGCACCCCACCGCGAAGGGTTATGCGCTGATGGCGCCGTTGGCTGAGGCCGCTATTGCGCGCGCATTGGCACAGAAGCCGCGCCGCTAG